The Methanococcus maripaludis genome has a window encoding:
- a CDS encoding recombinase family protein has product MIIGYARVSTKDQNLERQLDELKKAGCEKIFLEKISGTKRNRPEFDKMFGVLRSGDIILVTELTRISRSTKDLVEIVESCKSLGVEIKSLKESWLDTTSAHGKLLFTIFAGLAEFERDLISERVKSGLTAARSRGRLGGRPKIDSEKVEMALKMYDSKEYTIKQILNATGISKFTLYNYLEKRE; this is encoded by the coding sequence ATGATAATTGGCTATGCAAGAGTATCAACAAAAGACCAGAATTTAGAAAGACAACTCGATGAACTTAAAAAAGCAGGTTGTGAAAAAATATTTTTAGAGAAGATCTCTGGAACCAAAAGAAACCGTCCGGAATTTGATAAAATGTTTGGAGTTTTACGTTCAGGAGATATTATTCTGGTAACTGAACTTACAAGAATTTCAAGAAGTACAAAAGATCTAGTTGAAATTGTTGAAAGCTGTAAATCTTTGGGCGTTGAAATAAAAAGTCTAAAGGAATCTTGGCTTGACACAACATCAGCACATGGTAAATTATTATTTACTATTTTTGCAGGATTGGCTGAATTTGAAAGAGATTTAATTTCTGAAAGAGTAAAATCTGGATTAACTGCTGCTCGTTCAAGAGGTAGACTTGGCGGGCGTCCTAAAATAGATTCTGAAAAAGTCGAAATGGCATTAAAAATGTATGATTCAAAAGAATATACCATAAAACAGATTTTAAACGCTACTGGAATCAGCAAGTTTACACTTTATAATTATCTAGAGAAACGGGAATAA
- a CDS encoding site-specific DNA-methyltransferase → MELNEIYNQDFFEGVKKLSNNSVDLIIADPPYYNIKGDFDFKLNFDEWKILHEKMAKEFKRVLKLNGSILLYGHARNIAYQQVIFDDLFFLENNLVWHKTDCQTRKNIKGYRCFAPVTERILFYSNEFRKNNNSLNNPMYREYVETFKPIIEYFMEEKEKIMKLHNLSTNGDFIRFMDEYMQSTTPARHHFSWSQWSFPSEKTYAKLQHIGDGILEKEYPLFRKHYEELKNQFESSRRYFVNSEHTDVLFFSQESHITRKYNHPTQKPPKLTKMLIEATTKPESLVLVPFVGSGVECVTCKELERNFIGFEIDENYFEIAKNRLN, encoded by the coding sequence ATGGAATTAAATGAAATTTATAATCAGGACTTTTTTGAAGGTGTCAAAAAACTTTCGAATAATTCGGTAGATTTAATCATTGCAGATCCGCCATACTATAACATCAAGGGAGATTTTGATTTTAAATTAAATTTTGATGAATGGAAAATCCTGCATGAAAAAATGGCGAAAGAATTTAAACGAGTTTTAAAGTTAAACGGCAGTATTTTACTTTACGGCCATGCGAGAAACATTGCATACCAGCAAGTTATTTTTGACGACCTCTTTTTCCTTGAAAATAATTTAGTATGGCATAAAACAGACTGCCAAACTCGTAAAAACATTAAAGGATACAGGTGTTTTGCCCCAGTTACTGAAAGAATTCTTTTTTATTCAAATGAATTTAGAAAAAACAATAATTCGTTGAATAATCCGATGTATCGAGAATATGTGGAAACTTTCAAACCGATTATCGAATATTTCATGGAAGAAAAAGAAAAAATCATGAAATTACATAATTTAAGTACAAACGGGGACTTTATTCGGTTCATGGATGAATACATGCAAAGTACAACTCCGGCAAGGCATCACTTCTCATGGAGCCAATGGTCGTTTCCATCAGAAAAAACGTATGCCAAATTACAACATATTGGGGACGGAATACTTGAGAAAGAATATCCGTTATTTAGAAAGCACTACGAAGAACTAAAGAATCAGTTTGAAAGCTCGAGAAGATACTTTGTAAATTCTGAACACACTGATGTTTTATTTTTCTCTCAGGAAAGTCATATCACGAGAAAATATAATCATCCAACACAAAAACCTCCCAAATTAACAAAGATGTTGATTGAAGCTACAACAAAACCTGAAAGTTTAGTATTGGTTCCATTTGTAGGTTCAGGTGTTGAATGTGTAACCTGTAAAGAACTTGAAAGAAACTTTATCGGGTTTGAAATCGATGAAAATTACTTTGAAATTGCGAAAAATAG
- a CDS encoding metallophosphoesterase — translation MTMINKVFVVSDLHFGGYNSVKNPFPLISFFNDDNRFNDSIIVIAGDLLDSWTQTCNRKPPSYEDMIKNSMVWNQIINRAKKTPTWFINGNHDMDLDLTELGVEDIIQVDPKDLCLDIIQNRLYIDHGNCVDLFNVKPKPRPCDDPILQYPLGYYKTRLNHTKKTIPMQKDHFVNVAKYNVIQMIYDLKSKNEKITNDFLSEISQMLIEGFKNDIKIQFNVDDINKVKCKMNDDTELGYGDILESFGDFVNRFYIDNLLPSLSKDQQSDKFIYDNFANSIDVVQTGGLFWYSQSIFDLYGADKIIFGHTHMNQLNVGQNFVYANSGCWCVNPVGPNVTNIEINLDENKVLSRNETISFNI, via the coding sequence ATGACGATGATCAATAAAGTATTTGTTGTAAGTGATTTACATTTTGGCGGATATAATTCAGTAAAGAATCCATTTCCTTTAATTTCTTTTTTTAACGATGATAACCGATTTAATGACTCTATAATTGTTATAGCAGGAGATCTGTTGGACAGTTGGACACAAACTTGTAATAGGAAACCACCTAGTTATGAGGATATGATCAAAAATTCAATGGTATGGAATCAGATAATAAATCGAGCGAAAAAAACCCCAACATGGTTCATTAATGGTAACCATGATATGGACTTGGACTTAACAGAACTTGGTGTCGAAGATATTATTCAGGTTGATCCTAAAGATTTATGCCTTGACATTATTCAAAACAGATTATACATAGACCATGGGAATTGTGTTGACTTGTTCAATGTTAAGCCAAAACCAAGACCTTGTGATGATCCCATACTCCAGTATCCTCTCGGATACTATAAAACAAGATTAAATCATACAAAAAAAACAATCCCTATGCAAAAAGATCATTTTGTTAATGTTGCAAAATACAATGTAATACAGATGATTTATGATTTAAAATCTAAAAATGAAAAAATAACGAATGATTTTCTTTCAGAAATATCTCAAATGCTTATTGAGGGTTTTAAAAATGATATTAAAATACAATTTAATGTAGATGACATTAATAAAGTGAAATGTAAGATGAATGATGACACAGAACTTGGTTATGGCGATATTTTAGAATCATTTGGAGATTTTGTTAATCGGTTCTATATTGATAACTTATTACCTTCTCTTTCAAAAGATCAGCAATCAGATAAATTTATTTATGATAATTTTGCTAATTCTATTGATGTAGTTCAAACTGGCGGATTATTTTGGTATTCGCAATCAATATTTGATTTATATGGTGCCGATAAAATTATATTTGGACATACCCATATGAACCAGCTAAACGTTGGTCAAAACTTTGTATATGCAAATTCAGGTTGCTGGTGTGTAAATCCAGTTGGACCCAATGTAACCAATATTGAAATAAATCTAGATGAAAATAAAGTATTATCAAGAAATGAGACCATTTCATTTAACATATAA
- a CDS encoding glycosyltransferase family 2 protein gives MGEKVSIVIPAYNEEIAIGNTLDLINSVIKNIEEYEFELIVVNNNSKDNTKQVAEKHGALVLDELNQGYGNAYKKGMGFATGDILITGDADASYPFEDIPRFLRLMAENDFDFINTNRFANLEKNSMPVLNYFGNKMLTLMANGIYGVNIKDSQSGMWIFKKEILENMDFGIMGAGMPFSQEIKIYSNHNNNKFVEIPIKYRKRLGEKKLNPLKDGYDNFINLLNFKKKLK, from the coding sequence ATGGGTGAAAAAGTTTCAATAGTAATTCCTGCATATAATGAAGAAATTGCAATTGGAAATACGTTAGATTTAATAAATTCAGTAATTAAAAACATTGAAGAATATGAATTTGAGCTTATAGTTGTAAATAATAATTCTAAAGACAATACTAAACAAGTTGCAGAAAAACATGGTGCATTGGTACTTGATGAGTTAAATCAGGGTTATGGAAATGCATACAAAAAAGGAATGGGCTTTGCAACAGGGGATATATTAATTACGGGAGATGCTGATGCATCATACCCGTTTGAAGACATTCCAAGATTTTTAAGATTAATGGCTGAAAATGATTTTGATTTTATCAATACAAACCGGTTTGCTAATTTAGAAAAAAATTCAATGCCAGTTTTAAATTATTTTGGAAATAAAATGTTAACCCTGATGGCAAATGGCATTTATGGAGTAAATATTAAAGATTCACAATCAGGAATGTGGATATTTAAAAAAGAAATCCTTGAAAATATGGATTTTGGTATAATGGGGGCAGGCATGCCATTTTCACAAGAAATAAAGATTTATTCAAATCATAATAATAACAAATTCGTCGAAATTCCAATAAAATATCGGAAAAGACTTGGTGAAAAAAAGTTAAACCCATTAAAAGACGGATATGATAATTTTATAAATCTATTGAATTTCAAGAAAAAGTTAAAATAA
- a CDS encoding lysylphosphatidylglycerol synthase transmembrane domain-containing protein translates to MDTLKKQLLTKKTLLSFLISFLIIYWIFSKLDFYLMMSSIKNTNFFWFFVAFGCFYASIFLKSIRWKLLLNDAELEVKLKDSILIFYLSMFANSIIPAKIGDIYRSYLLKQKNNAPISLSFATVFVERIFDLMTMIPLLLIFGIISFNSDIPVEVFIALKYGIALIILLIVFTLIFLKLNAKIMDKINNKLIKNVFTNFEKGIRTLKVRSIPKLFLLSLISWITEGFTIYFIFLSIGLNFDVLFSIFTDLSSSLLTAIPFTPSGLGVVEYALVFILNLKNTGITESSVVIVLYRVISYFSIIFLGSITHFMYGIKK, encoded by the coding sequence TTGGACACATTAAAAAAACAGTTGTTAACTAAAAAAACGCTTTTATCATTTTTGATATCGTTTTTGATAATTTATTGGATATTTTCAAAGCTTGATTTTTATTTAATGATGAGTTCTATTAAAAATACCAATTTTTTCTGGTTTTTTGTGGCATTTGGATGTTTTTATGCATCTATTTTTTTAAAAAGTATTCGTTGGAAACTTTTATTAAACGATGCAGAACTTGAAGTTAAATTAAAAGATTCTATATTGATATTCTATCTCTCGATGTTTGCAAATTCAATAATTCCTGCAAAGATAGGCGATATTTACAGAAGTTATCTTTTAAAACAAAAAAACAATGCTCCAATATCCTTGAGTTTTGCAACAGTATTTGTTGAACGTATTTTTGATTTAATGACGATGATTCCACTTCTTTTGATTTTTGGTATTATTTCATTTAATTCCGATATACCTGTGGAAGTATTCATAGCTTTGAAGTATGGAATAGCGTTAATTATATTATTAATTGTATTTACATTGATTTTTTTAAAATTAAATGCTAAAATCATGGATAAAATAAATAATAAACTAATTAAAAATGTTTTTACTAATTTTGAAAAAGGAATTAGAACTTTAAAAGTAAGATCAATTCCAAAATTGTTTTTACTTTCTTTAATCTCCTGGATAACTGAAGGCTTTACGATATATTTCATATTTTTATCGATAGGATTGAACTTTGATGTTTTATTTTCGATATTTACTGATTTATCAAGTTCCCTCTTAACGGCGATTCCATTTACGCCTTCAGGCCTTGGAGTTGTAGAATATGCTTTAGTATTTATTTTAAATCTTAAAAATACGGGAATAACAGAAAGTTCTGTTGTTATCGTGCTATATCGAGTAATATCTTATTTTAGTATCATATTTTTAGGAAGTATTACTCATTTTATGTATGGAATAAAAAAATAG